CTTGAGGGTGTAGCGCAGGGCTGGCAGACCGGGCACTGCGGCCACTGCCTCCTCAGACATGAAGGCTGCCACCTCGGGAGCTCTGGCAGCCAAGACCGCTGTAAGCAGTAAATGGACAGCACTGAGCCCCACCTTAGTGTGCAGCTGCCATTCCCAACAATTCTGTGTTGTGTATCTGGCCTTTGagccatttcacagataagaacaCTAACAGGCCAAGTCCCGCCCGCGACCCCACCGGGGTAAGCCCAACTCTCCCGACTAACCCGAGGCGGTAGCCGGGCCCACGCCCCGGAGGGTGCACAATTCCGTCACCGCTGCGTGCATGTCTGGCAGGAGATTAAAGGCGGCGGCGGAGCGCTGCACCACCAGCTCCGGGTAGTTGGAGGTCACGAGCTGCTGCAGGCGCGGCCGGAAGCGGCCCCTCTGTGACCAGGTCAGGTCTGGGGTCACAGGTGGTGGACCTCGCCAGGGGCCCCACCCCAAGCCGCGAGAATCCGCCCCCAAGAGGAAGCCACGCCCGCGTCGCTGTGCCCCGCCCCGGAGAGCTCCGCCCCCCACGTGGGACGCTCCTCACCTCCAGCTTCCACGCAAGCAGCTGCTCCAGCTCGTCGCGTGTCACGTGCTTCTCCGCCCGGCCCTCGATGGCCGCGGGCAACTCCTCTCGATACCTGGGGAAAGGCGGTGACGGGGAGTCCGAGCCATGGGGGTCGGCCCGCCCGCCCGATGCCCCCACCGCCCTACCATCGGTCCAGGGCTTCCAGCCGCCCCTGGGGGCCCGCGCGCGCACGCAGCACCTCCCCGTGGCGCTCCAGGACCGCGGCCCAGCGGCTCGGGTCCTCACA
The genomic region above belongs to Hippopotamus amphibius kiboko isolate mHipAmp2 chromosome 9, mHipAmp2.hap2, whole genome shotgun sequence and contains:
- the LOC130860096 gene encoding uncharacterized protein LOC130860096 produces the protein MAAARGLWGCEDPSRWAAVLERHGEVLRARAGPQGRLEALDRWYREELPAAIEGRAEKHVTRDELEQLLAWKLERGRFRPRLQQLVTSNYPELVVQRSAAAFNLLPDMHAAVTELCTLRGVGPATASAVLAARAPEVAAFMSEEAVAAVPGLPALRYTLKHYLLYLGLVQERATALSQGSASGLWTPHHVETALWTWAVGQKLCPDLLPDLGPSPATPEDTRPAKKRRTQAD